In the genome of Bradysia coprophila strain Holo2 unplaced genomic scaffold, BU_Bcop_v1 contig_232, whole genome shotgun sequence, one region contains:
- the LOC119076822 gene encoding E3 UFM1-protein ligase 1 homolog, producing the protein MTSDWDEIKRLAADFQKVQLSSTLSKLSEANCIEVVNLLIERELINVVFTVDGKEYITPEHLERELEDELYAHGGCIHLVELAKNLNVDQSRINQLAETIAKDKDDLHLVLGYLLNEDYCRSLAVEINESLSQKGEVSVFELASHYSLPTEFLLLHVMQKYLGTIIQAKQDSEDNMKFFTLKYLARCRAKLKGSLIGLTMPTPVATFFQNIGAQESIYHALINELNPTGVITSKQKGALYIPYVYTKTQSDWVDVFYKQNGYLEYDAVARLGVSAPLNFIKRQLATQDCTYLKKCCVDQRIIGQIEAALEECIVTGSYLDATTILPSIMSEEDIADIIAIVLKPNKQKSTQLIGTTIFTTQFIDKLMEPCQEICARNAKQFVENGSYQKFISESQGSGGKAYDLDVESSKADKKDERRRKATGGKSGGGAQGRETKTKSTKKHVRGGGDKGRHSDSDDDTYSNKKKSNATLDLVTVKEIEKAIFKPLDAEGLGDLSDELAQQFYPQLSRSAQSIAQSLFEASLKSSSQNRRQVHSNVQDKINESLGDIRLYEKGLKLFPVTLQPQLVKYLLKSLGNDVCNEIFVYVANECNLSYEGELTVEQRAKIQQECAEEYRSVLSALAKTISGTSVEDFLTAAENALIACSMILKKVDKKKDRTLIMVHKHKLLDELTKCQDAGLVLHLCVLVIFTVSTQCILHASGKHVSSILSYLQPVLDDKQRTTLMAYHDLVLKMLSSDGDAAKAAANDIDGMMKEVKEIAANYKKAGVTSAE; encoded by the exons ATGACTTCGGATTGGGATGAAATCAAGCGATTGGCTGCTGATTTTCAGAAAGTCCAATTGTCATCCACTTTGTCCAA ACTTTCCGAAGCCAACTGCATCGAAGTGGTAAATCTGCTGATCGAACGGGAATTGATAAATGTCGTCTTCACCGTTGACGGAAAGGAATACATTACACCCGAGCATTTGGAGCGAGAACTTGAGGATGAATTGTATGCGCACGGTGGTTGCATTCATCTCGTCGAGTTGGCAAAAAATCTGAATGTGGACCAAAGTCGCATCAATCAATTGGCCGAAACGATAGCCAAGGATAAGGACGATCTGCATTTGGTTCTCGGCTATCTACTCAACGAAGACTATTGTCGCAGTTTAGCggtggaaataaatgaaagtcTTTCACAGAAAGGAGAAGTGTCAGTGTTCGAACTGGCCAGTCATTACAGCTTGCCGACCGAATTCTTGTTGCTGCATGTAATGCAGAAATATTTGGGGACAATCATACAGGCCAAACAGGACAGTGAAGATAATATGAAATTCTTCACGCTGAAATATTTGGCACGATGCCGTGCAAAGTTGAAGGGATCACTGATCGGTTTGACGATGCCAACACCGGTTGCGACATTCTTCCAAAACATCGGCGCTCAAGAGTCCATCTATCATGCATTGATCAATGAATTGAATCCGACCGGTGTCATTACATCGAAGCAGAAAGGAGCACTGTACATTCCATACGTTTACACAAAAACGCAG TCTGATTGGGTCGATGTGTTTTACAAGCAAAATGGATATTTAGAGTATGATGCTGTTGCACGGCTGGGTGTATCGGCGCcgttgaatttcattaaacgGCAATTGGCCACGCAAGATTGTACGTACTTGAAAAAGTGCTGTGTTGATCAGCGCATCATTGGACAG ATCGAAGCAGCTCTTGAGGAATGCATTGTAACCGGATCGTACCTGGATGCGACCACAATTCTTCCATCGATCATGAGCGAAGAGGATATTGCTGACATTATAGCCATAGTGTTGAAACCGAATAAACAAAAGTCTACGCAACTGATCGGAACAACGA TATTCACGACTCAATTTATCGACAAACTGATGGAACCGTGCCAAGAAATCTGTGCCCGAAATGCTAAACAATTTGTGGAGAATGGAAgctaccaaaaatttataagCGAATCCCAGGGGAGCGGTGGAAAAGCATACGATTTGGATGTGGAATCGTCAAAG GCAGATAAAAAAGACGAACGAAGACGTAAAGCAACTGGTGGAAAGAGCGGTGGTGGTGCACAAGGACGTGAAACTAAAACTAAATCGACGAAAAAACATGTTCGAGGTGGTGGGGACAAGGGACGTCATTCCGATTCGGATGACGATACCTACAGCAATAAGAAGAAGAGCAATGCAACGCTGGATCTGGTTACCGTCAAGGAAATCGAAAAGGCAATTTTTAAGCCGTTGGATGCAGAAGGTCTCGGTGATTTATCCGATGAATTGGCTCAACAATTTTATCC CCAATTGTCACGATCAGCACAATCGATCGCTCAGTCCTTATTCGAAGCATCATTGAAGTCGTCATCGCAAAATCGTCGACAGGTCCATTCAAATGTACAGGACAAGATAAATGAATCCCTGGGCGATATTCGATTATATGAGAAAGGGCTCAAG CTATTTCCGGTTACTCTACAGCCTCAGCTGGTGAAATATCTCTTAAAATCGCTTGGCAACGATgtttgtaatgagatttttgtttatgttgcCAATGAGTGTAACCTGAGCTACGAAGGTGAATTAACGGTAGAACAGCGAGCTAAGATTCAACAGGAATGTG CCGAAGAGTATCGGTCCGTCCTATCAGCACTAGCCAAAACAATAAGTGGCACTTCAGTCGAAGACTTTTTAACAGCCGCCGAAAATGCACTAATCGCCTGCAGTATGATTTTGAAGAAGGTGGACAAGAAGAAGGACCGAACCTTAATTATGGTACACAAGCACAAACTTCTCGATGAATTAACGAAATGCCAGGATGCTGGACTCGTGCTGCATCTATGTGTTCTTGTCATTTTCACCGTGTCCACacaatgtattttacatgcgtCCGGGAAGCATGTTTCATCCATTTTGAGCTACTTACAACCGGTACTGGATGACAAACAACGCACTACATTGATGGCCTATCACG ATTTAGTTCTAAAAATGCTGAGCTCGGATGGCGATGCAGCCAAAGCAGCCGCCAATGACATTGACGGTATGATGAAAGAGGTTAAAGAAATTGCGGCTAACTATAAAAAGGCTGGTGTAACCAGTGCCGAGTGA
- the LOC119076814 gene encoding flocculation protein FLO11 translates to MNRIAFTTNGLPLLICTQLTILMIVICVPLCSTGIVKREIETNNATEPIWESVKIVNNTSVNGTTTTTTTTTTTTTRSTPTTITESSSTTPSTTKFTSIPRTSRRTSTTTEKRSTTQATTEKYAELISKNNVTVATETNSQPVTAISRDNLDDDAEVITEFDGGVTTEEHRFDLSRYTSDYNGFEKEQSDHNETHQQLTNEDDSENDTERDMATYSIDYEHNLRDMVLTTPETSYFDQKHKEYEIDSENDKSMDRYRDDNKAAAKDASNVIDRKFDSDSLLNDIHANSTEERKQTTYLNKAELESTKYDVSTNEIKNSTEANSTIPGEKRAKFMQEGSHVNLTIPSDNDVWALASMKNVEHSKNEQGQFYNVSTVDKEPDDSHNGTLVTKQLADWTSITKNNDFANNSYTANNFSSNVARLREHLAEVIRNLNRTNQLRNNRTSYYNNTRGRLKYQPNKPIITTDQDTASQENQIIAVRLTTLPPPIVLTRNYSHTTSAPPAEHPKISDSQNNFQDANDESTASVTTDTVTEMTTENNDMDIETTITPTQSVDDSQNELKTRFRIKNVTTTRPAAGTEYETTTDRTLQFTTEIEQKTSSANVDDLVTTTQAYETTTTFLSTAEPTDSHTTTEQDFPTTNRVNLETESITEIDDDVDRTTNDQTTLTTGSFPMSTENEILESQSSTLLPQYVEIEKTTEMKKPTTETVHTSTDYLEPTTTEVVERKMNKGINSIPDAEADNARELTTTIINLNRDEYKYSTVKSRLEEATQSPHAVDAIPEVVDDPSSTTVGQIPDEYSSDSPDTNTVIAISISVVGVAVIGVVLAVLFVLRKRKKQLTYGQRCRPVGLDAYSLDNVSVYNSVRRKGMLRMSKRSYGNAAFDDPGLKNNLLTGAALAAYSQKKNEIYEEFKELPAVTARIEEVPVGCEDKNRYANIVPLPETRVFLKRIDDDEKTEYINANFVKGPKDNSHYYIACQAPLESTIVDFWRMIWEQNSRVIIMATDLIENGIEQCSEYLPPSFVIDNHVTFGDFHITLKHREVKDKYAMSMVHLKNMNTNTWREVTHFWYQWPDTGVPTEQSSIIDLLLEARGYLKVSTSDQIDDNENSQSNNGNIAVGNGNVDKSKSLLRTQGPLTVHCSPGTGRTGTIIACDIALRALEQPTRSVDIPQIVYFVRRGRASAVRTREQYEFIYKVANVYAAKLTGPATEN, encoded by the exons ATGAACCGAATAGCGTTTACCACAAATGGTCTACCATTGCTCATTTGTACGCAGCTCACAATACTGATGATCGTCATATGTGTGCCACTATGTAGTACCGGAATTGTAAAAAGAGAAATTGAAACGAATAACGCAACCGAACCGATTTGGGAGTCAGTAAAGATCGTAAACAATACATCCGTTAATGGAACCACAACGAcgacaacgacaacaacaacaacaacaacacgatCAACACCAACAACAATCACAGAATCATCATCGACCACaccatcaacaacaaaatttacatcaATACCAAGAACATCGCGAAGAACATCAACAACGACCGAAAAACGTTCAACAACACAAGCAACAACCGAAAAATATGCagaattaatttcgaaaaataatgTGACAGTGGCCACAGAGACTAATTCACAACCTGTTACCGCAATCAGTCGAGATAATTTGGATGATGATGCTGAGGTTATCACTGAATTTGATGGAGGTGTTACGACAGAAGAGCATCGATTCGACTTGAGCAG GTACACATCCGATTACAACGGCTTCGAAAAAGAGCAAAGCGATCACAATGAGACCCATCAACAGCTCACCAATGAGGATGATAGTGAAAACGATACCGAACGTGACATGGCCACGTACAGCATTGATTACGAACATAATTTGCGTGATATGGTCTTGACCACCCCGGAGACATCGTATTTCGATCAGAAGCATAAGGAATACGAAATTGACAGTGAAAACGACAAAAGTATGGACCGTTATCGGGACGACAATAAAGCAGCAGCAAAAGATGCGTCTAATGTGATCGACAGGAAATTCGATTCCGACTCGCTGCTGAATGACATTCACGCGAATTCAACGGAAGAGCGAAAGCAGACGACGTATCTGAACAAAGCCGAATTGGAAAGTACCAAGTACGACGTTTCAaccaatgaaataaaaaacagtACGGAAGCCAATAGCACCATTCCCGGCGAAAAGCGGGCGAAATTTATGCAAGAAGGAAGTCACGTCAATTTAACAATTCCTAGTGATAATGATGTCTGGGCATTAGCCAGTATGAAAAATGTGGAGCATAGTAAGAACGAGCAAGGACAATTTTACAATGTGTCGACAGTTGATAAAGAGCCGGACGATTCACACAACGGCACTTTGGTCACTAAACAACTAGCTGATTGGACGTCGATTACGAAAAATAATGATTTTGCCAACAACAGCTACACAGCGAACAACTTCAGCAGTAACGTTGCTCGGTTAAGAGAGCATTTAGCTGAAGTAATTAGAAACCTAAACCGAACCAACCAGCTACGGAACAATAGAACCAGCTACTACAATAACACCCGAGGCAGACTAAAATATCAGCCGAATAAGCCGATCATAACGACAGATCAAGATACGGCCagtcaagaaaatcaaattattgcCGTTAGACTGACCACACTTCCACCGCCAATCGTTCTGACGCGAAATTATTCACATACTACTTCAGCGCCTCCAGCAGAACATCCGAAAATCAGTGATTCACAAAATAACTTCCAAGATGCGAATGATGAGTCAACTGCAAGTGTTACCACAGATACAGTTACGGAAATGACTACAGAGAACAATGACATGGACATCGAAACGACAATCACTCCGACGCAGAGCGTGGACGACAGTCAGAATGAATTGAAAACGAGATTCCGAATTAAAAATGTGACCACGACCAGACCAGCAGCTGGGACTGAATATGAGACTACAACTGATCGAACGTTGCAGTTTACAACcgaaatcgaacaaaaaacgTCTTCCGCTAATGTTGACGACTTGGTGACCACAACTCAAGCCtatgaaacaacaacaacattctTATCGACTGCCGAACCAACTGATTCCCACACGACAACGGAACAGGACTTCCCCACCACAAATCGTGTAAATCTCGAAACAGAATCGATTACCGAAATCGATGATGATGTCGATCGCACTACTAATGATCAAACTACGCTAACCACGGGAAGTTTCCCgatgtcaacagaaaatgaaATCTTAGAATCCCAGTCGTCGACGCTGCTTCCACAGTAtgtcgaaattgaaaaaactaCCGAAATGAAGAAGCCGACAACGGAAACAGTCCATACTTCTACTGATTACCTTGAACCGACCACGACCGAAGTCGTCGAAAGGAAAATGAACAAAGGAATAAATTCAATACCAGATGCGGAAGCAGACAATGCACGAGAACTAACAACCACCATAATCAATCTGAATAGGGACGAATACAAGTACAGCACCGTCAAAAGTCGCTTGGAAGAAGCAACGCAAAGTCCTCATGCGGTGGATGCCATTCCGGAAGTGGTAGACGACCCATCATCGACGACTGTCGGTCAAATTCCAGACGAATATTCTTCGGACTCTCCGGATACGAATACAGTTATAGCCATTTCAATTAGCGTTGTCGGCGTTGCAGTCATTGGAGTTGTTCTTGCCGTCCTATTCGTATTGCGGAAACGAAAGAAGCAGCTGACGTATGGTCAACGGTGTCGTCCGGTTGGCCTAGACGCGTACAGTTTGGACAATGTTTCCGTGTATAATAGTGTGCGCCGGAAGGGTATGCTACGAATGTCGAAACGTTCGTATGGGAATGCTGCGTTTGATGATCCCGGACTGAAGAATAATTTATTAACTGGAGCTGCATTGGCAGCTTATTCGCAAAAGAAGAACGAGATTTATGAGGAGTTCAAAGAGCTGCCAGCCGTTACGGCGCGAATTGAAGAAGTTCCAGTTGGCTGTGAAGATAAGAATAG ATACGCGAACATAGTTCCGTTACCAGAGACTCGAGTTTTCCTAAAGCGGATCGACGATGACGAAAAGACCGAATACATCAACGCCAATTTCGTGAAAGGGCCCAAAGACAACTCTCACTACTACATTGCCTGTCAAGCGCCATTAGAATCGACTATCGTTGACTTCTGGCGCATGATCTGGGAACAGAATTCGCGAGTGATTATCATGGCTACGGATCTGATCGAAAACGGAATCGAACAATGCAGCGAATACCTTCCTCCATCAttcgttatcgataatcacGTGACATTTGGCGACTTTCACATAACACTGAAACATCGCGAGGTAAAGGACAAATACGCAATGTCCATGGTGCATTTGAAGAATATGAATACGAATACGTGGCGAGAAGTCACGCATTTCTGGTATCAGTGGCCGGACACCGGTGTACCAACCGAACAGTCGTCCATCATCGACTTGTTGTTGGAAGCTAGAGGATATTTGAAGGTGTCGACGTCCGATCAAATTGATGATAATGAGAATAGTCAAAGCAACAATGGAAACATCGCCGTTGGCAACGGAAATGTGGATAAATCAAAGTCTTTGTTGCGAACGCAAGGACCACTAACGGTACATTGTTCCCCGGGTACTGG TCGCACCGGTACAATTATTGCATGTGATATAGCATTAAGAGCATTGGAGCAGCCAACACGGTCTGTTGATATTCCACAAATTGTATATTTCGTACGGAGAGGACGAGCAAGCGCTGTTCGCACTAGAGAGCAGTATGAGTTTATTTATAAG gTAGCAAATGTTTATGCAGCAAAACTTACAGGACCAGCAACAgagaactga
- the LOC119076874 gene encoding peptidyl-prolyl cis-trans isomerase NIMA-interacting 4, producing MPPKKDTKGGSKDKAKPAKGAKSTDDGGASKEKKGGNAVKVRHILCEKQGKILEALEKIKAGQKFPDVAAAYSEDKARQGGDLGWQIRGAMVGPFQDAAFALPISTVANPVYTDPPIKTKFGYHIIMVEGKK from the exons ATGCCGCCGAAAAAAGATACAAAGGGAGGATCTAAAGATAAGGCGAAACCAGCAAAGGGAGCAAAATCCACCGATGACG GAGGTGCTTCCAAGGAGAAGAAAGGAGGCAATGCCGTTAAAGTTCGTCATATTTTATGCGAGAAGCAAG GTAAAATTCTTGAGGCTTTGGAGAAAATCAAAGCCGGTCAAAAGTTTCCCGATGTAGCTGCCGCATACAGTGAAGACAAAGCTAGACAGGGTGGAGATTTAGGATGGCAGATTCGTGGAG CTATGGTTGGCCCATTCCAAGATGCCGCTTTCGCTTTACCAATTTCAACGGTCGCGAATCCCGTTTACACGGATCCGCCGATCAAAACTAAATTCGGTTATCACATCATCATGGTCGAGGGTAAAAAGTAG
- the LOC119076858 gene encoding E3 ubiquitin-protein ligase sina-like, which yields MPSPSHSPFGDVLLCPVCMVVFEGRILQCSQGHAVCEACQLKLTECPHCRGVYVGTRNYVLEAVIAKLKLLRTTDNINWVDQNDDVPGETKSTNEAPEDSLLSEATQSDGASASESAASVKILAPKGLYDCRMDNCNAKLPFCRLLNHLRYFHKDSLIETNRTTNTNEDGDFVDHWSLPCVTFQKCFHLHNFGIFFLIVNVTQPDGPEAGLTNIKAWVQCAYPNRVARNFRFSLELLMGNMVATFTDYVVGAQSDSTYIQANNNCLNVDTAEHYEKVTIEMKISRTHGAQNLPRNDRTDCRLLPVTTPSIRTVENEASRRRPR from the exons ATGCCATCTCCATCG CACAGTCCGTTTGGCGATGTACTACTATGTCCCGTGTGCATGGTAGTTTTTGAAGGTCGCATTTTACAATGTTCACAAGGACATGCTGTTTGTGAAGCATGCCAACTAAAACTAACAGAATGTCCACATTGCCGTGGTGTCTATGTGGGAACACGAAATTACGTTCTCGAGGCAGTGATCGCGAAACTGAAACTACTCCGAACCACCGACAACATAAATTGGGTAGATCAAAATGACGACGTCCCGGGTGaaacaaaatcgacaaatgAGGCGCCAGAAGATTCATTACTATCAGAAGCAACCCAGTCAGATGGAGCGTCAGCATCCGAGTCTGCAGCTTCCGTAAAAATATTGGCACCAAAGG GTCTGTACGACTGTCGCATGGACAATTGCAATGCGAAATTGCCTTTCTGCCGTCTTCTCAATCACCTGCGATACTTTCACAAAGACAGTTTAATAGAG ACAAACCGTACAACAAATACAAATGAAGATGGAGACTTTGTGGATCATTGGTCACTGCCATGCGTAACATTCCAGAAATGCTTTCATCTGCACAATTTTGGAATATTCTTTCTGATAGTCAATGTCACACAGCCCGATGGGCCAGAAGCTGGCCTAACCAATATCAAAGCATGGGTGCAATGCGCTTATCCGAACAGAGTGGCTAggaattttcgatttagttTAGAATTGTTGATGGGAAATATGGTGGCAACGTTTACGGATTACGTTGTGGGTGCTCAGTCGGACAGTACGTACATTCAAGCGAATAACAATTGCTTGAACGTGGACACGGCCGAACACTATGAAAAAGTCacaatcgaaatgaaaattagcaGAACACACGGAGCACAGAATTTGCCGCGGAACGACAGAACAGATTGTCGTTTGCTTCCa GTGACAACACCATCCATTAGAACGGTGGAAAATGAAGCTAGCCGACGCAGACCACGATAA